Proteins found in one Maridesulfovibrio sp. genomic segment:
- a CDS encoding methyl-accepting chemotaxis protein — protein MKVKMMIGVFCCAVLGALVVFAAHEFSPDPKSVLFITAGSVFGMVLLAGIITVQIISRGNSKNLESLVVYLNGVAAGDFNSNKPDSCSGEFGLIGDQICSTINALKKRIGFSEGVLNAIAEAYPFMTCDAEGKVNFVGSRLFKISGKTGKPEDYYGLTTGGYVYGDDSRKTRTDRVVNEGIRIEGETSFEGEGGLHELQFSGEPFYDLDNDLCGALTIYFDLTEVKQQQREIQANSEKVSQIAADLVDITGQVNSAAGVIASQIEEAAKGAGLQSERITETASAMEEMNSTTLEVARNALDAADNATDAKNNAGESQNEIRSLIESIETMNSHAKNLGMFMDELGKQTDSVGSVITVIQDIADQTNLLALNAAIEAARAGEAGRGFAVVADEVRKLAEKTMTATDEVGSAIKAIQEGAQRSIEGVNLASQAVEQSTEIAYSSGQNLELIVKLVSGTSDQVQSIATAAEQQSATSEEINRAVDAINSIASDTAHGMHSANEASSELVKMSDELNTLIKQLSS, from the coding sequence ATGAAGGTCAAAATGATGATCGGAGTGTTTTGTTGCGCTGTGCTTGGGGCTTTAGTTGTGTTTGCCGCTCATGAGTTCAGCCCGGATCCAAAGTCGGTTTTATTTATTACTGCCGGCTCTGTTTTTGGTATGGTTTTGCTGGCCGGAATTATTACTGTACAGATTATTTCGCGAGGTAATTCAAAAAATCTGGAAAGTCTTGTTGTCTACCTGAACGGTGTTGCTGCAGGCGATTTCAATTCCAATAAACCAGATTCCTGTTCCGGGGAATTCGGACTTATTGGGGATCAAATTTGTTCTACTATCAACGCCTTGAAAAAGAGGATCGGTTTTTCGGAAGGGGTTCTCAATGCCATTGCCGAGGCGTACCCATTTATGACTTGCGATGCCGAGGGCAAGGTTAATTTTGTGGGCAGCAGGCTTTTTAAAATTTCTGGCAAAACCGGTAAACCCGAAGATTATTACGGACTGACAACCGGGGGGTATGTTTACGGGGATGATTCTCGCAAGACCCGTACTGACCGGGTTGTAAATGAAGGAATACGGATTGAGGGCGAGACATCTTTTGAAGGTGAGGGTGGTCTGCACGAGCTTCAATTTTCCGGTGAACCATTTTATGATCTTGATAATGATCTGTGCGGTGCGCTAACGATTTATTTCGATCTCACCGAGGTAAAACAGCAGCAGCGTGAAATTCAGGCGAACTCCGAAAAAGTGTCCCAAATAGCCGCTGATCTTGTTGATATTACCGGGCAGGTAAATTCCGCCGCCGGTGTAATCGCTTCTCAGATTGAGGAGGCAGCCAAAGGTGCGGGATTGCAATCGGAGCGCATTACCGAGACGGCTTCCGCCATGGAAGAAATGAACAGCACGACTCTTGAAGTTGCAAGAAATGCTCTTGATGCCGCCGACAATGCGACCGATGCCAAGAACAATGCCGGGGAAAGTCAGAATGAGATCCGCTCCCTGATTGAATCAATTGAAACCATGAATAGTCATGCCAAGAATCTTGGTATGTTCATGGATGAACTGGGTAAGCAGACCGATTCCGTCGGCTCTGTTATAACAGTTATTCAGGATATCGCGGATCAGACCAATCTACTGGCCCTGAATGCCGCTATCGAGGCAGCGCGGGCAGGTGAGGCCGGTCGCGGTTTTGCCGTAGTAGCCGATGAAGTACGTAAACTCGCAGAAAAAACGATGACGGCTACGGATGAAGTCGGTAGTGCCATTAAGGCTATTCAGGAAGGCGCTCAGCGTTCCATTGAGGGTGTAAATCTTGCCAGTCAGGCGGTGGAACAATCTACCGAGATAGCGTATAGTTCCGGTCAGAATCTGGAGCTGATTGTGAAGCTTGTCAGCGGAACATCCGATCAGGTTCAATCCATCGCTACCGCCGCAGAGCAGCAGTCCGCAACGAGTGAGGAGATCAACAGGGCGGTTGATGCCATCAATTCGATAGCTTCCGACACTGCCCATGGTATGCATTCCGCCAATGAAGCCAGTTCCGAACTTGTAAAAATGAGTGATGAGCTTAATACTTTGATTAAACAACTTTCCTCTTAG
- a CDS encoding AraC family transcriptional regulator produces the protein MREFNYTKHDDLTVLSAKFDKFEYRKHSHEEYAIGVTLTGIQKYWLEGETLKSGPGGIMFFQPEQLHDGCSGDKSGLEYVMSYIPRKLFENVSGKKDVFLFSSPIIYDHKLAESIIRLTRSIEAGHGELLISELIMDVVRRASNTNDELQTPKNFKAINKAIEIMHCNFEAPLKLDEICSEIEMSKFHFIRQFKAIKGLSPYQFFLAHRIEQAKKYLDEGLELYTVMIKCGFYDLSHFNRQFKSVYGLTAHAYVKLLNKSC, from the coding sequence ATGCGAGAATTTAATTACACAAAACATGATGACCTGACCGTACTTTCAGCGAAATTCGATAAATTCGAATACCGCAAGCATTCACACGAGGAGTACGCCATAGGAGTAACCTTGACCGGTATTCAAAAATACTGGCTGGAAGGTGAAACATTAAAGTCCGGTCCCGGCGGAATAATGTTTTTTCAGCCGGAGCAGTTGCATGACGGCTGTTCCGGAGATAAGAGCGGTCTTGAATACGTAATGTCCTACATTCCACGGAAATTATTTGAAAATGTTTCTGGAAAAAAGGATGTGTTTCTATTTTCATCTCCTATTATCTATGACCACAAACTGGCGGAAAGCATTATCCGACTAACCCGCTCAATCGAGGCCGGGCACGGAGAGCTGCTGATCAGTGAATTGATAATGGACGTGGTTCGGCGAGCTTCAAACACAAACGATGAGTTGCAAACACCCAAAAATTTCAAAGCGATAAATAAAGCAATTGAAATAATGCATTGCAACTTTGAAGCTCCCCTTAAGCTGGATGAAATTTGCAGTGAAATTGAAATGTCGAAATTTCATTTCATCCGTCAGTTCAAGGCCATCAAAGGGCTTTCTCCTTATCAGTTTTTTCTGGCGCACAGGATAGAACAAGCTAAAAAATATCTGGATGAAGGTCTGGAATTATATACGGTTATGATCAAATGCGGTTTTTACGATCTGTCCCACTTTAACCGTCAATTTAAAAGCGTGTACGGATTAACCGCACACGCTTATGTAAAACTATTAAATAAATCCTGCTGA
- a CDS encoding LysE family transporter: protein MNIAAFLAYSIVVTFTPGPSNIVIFSTAQNHGPKKAFEFVAGASLAFAIMLSLSAALNSYLMELIPGIQVVMQCIGTAYILYLAWKILHMDSGGEAGSCGGFVTGFTMQFINPKVVLFTLTVIGSFVIPAYTDPLDIARYVLILSFIGMCAYSSWVVLGSLFRRYLRPYQKQANVILALTMVYCAWSISGIENLI, encoded by the coding sequence ATGAATATTGCAGCCTTCCTGGCATACAGCATAGTGGTCACCTTCACGCCCGGACCTTCAAATATAGTAATCTTTTCCACCGCCCAGAACCACGGCCCTAAAAAAGCCTTTGAATTTGTCGCCGGGGCTTCACTTGCATTTGCCATCATGCTCAGCCTTTCAGCGGCTTTGAATAGTTACCTTATGGAGCTTATCCCCGGTATACAGGTCGTGATGCAGTGCATCGGGACCGCATACATACTCTATCTTGCATGGAAGATACTGCACATGGATAGCGGCGGAGAGGCAGGTAGCTGCGGCGGCTTTGTCACCGGGTTCACAATGCAGTTCATCAACCCGAAAGTGGTACTTTTCACCCTGACTGTAATCGGCAGCTTCGTAATCCCCGCCTATACCGATCCGCTCGACATTGCCCGCTACGTCCTTATACTTTCATTTATAGGAATGTGCGCTTATAGTTCGTGGGTTGTACTGGGGTCACTTTTCCGCCGCTACCTGCGCCCATATCAAAAACAGGCCAACGTTATTCTTGCCCTGACCATGGTTTACTGTGCATGGTCGATTTCAGGAATAGAAAATCTTATCTAA
- a CDS encoding Crp/Fnr family transcriptional regulator, with amino-acid sequence MNTQKLELEISKFAIFSGLKKEQLEKIALHATVSEVPKKKIFFSEDNSSKGLHILLSGKVKLFKISDDGKEQTIFVFGPGEPFCLCSVFSDGVLPANIGALEDSRVLFIKPAEYEKLAQEDPTILMHMMRIMSRRLKDAMEMIDSLALKQVPSRLAAYFLTREKNGLVEMDISYRELSKIIGITPEALSRAMKKMAAGGLISVDGSEIRIEDISKLINCSEGGCLK; translated from the coding sequence ATGAATACACAAAAACTAGAATTGGAAATCAGTAAATTCGCAATCTTTTCCGGACTAAAAAAAGAACAGTTGGAAAAAATAGCCCTGCATGCAACGGTGAGTGAAGTCCCCAAAAAAAAGATCTTCTTCAGCGAAGACAATTCATCCAAAGGACTTCACATTCTGCTTTCCGGAAAAGTTAAGCTTTTCAAAATATCAGATGATGGAAAGGAACAGACAATTTTCGTTTTCGGTCCGGGCGAGCCGTTCTGCCTCTGCTCCGTTTTCTCGGATGGAGTCCTGCCCGCAAATATTGGCGCACTGGAAGACAGCCGGGTGCTTTTCATCAAGCCTGCGGAATACGAAAAACTGGCTCAGGAAGATCCGACCATTTTAATGCATATGATGCGCATCATGTCCAGACGGCTGAAAGATGCCATGGAAATGATCGACTCACTGGCACTGAAACAGGTTCCCTCCAGACTTGCAGCCTATTTCCTGACCCGCGAAAAAAACGGACTAGTAGAAATGGATATATCCTACCGTGAACTTTCCAAGATCATCGGTATCACTCCGGAAGCCCTTTCACGTGCTATGAAAAAAATGGCCGCCGGAGGATTAATCTCAGTCGATGGCAGTGAAATACGGATTGAGGATATCAGTAAGCTGATTAATTGCAGCGAAGGCGGCTGTCTTAAATAA
- a CDS encoding bile acid:sodium symporter: MWTILQKITKNLIVAIPIMMIAGFLFGMAFNPPWLKSLIVPFTFLMVYPMMVTLKIKKVFEGGDTKAQFLTQLINFGIVPFVAYGFGLYFFSDKPYMALGLLLAGLVPTSGMTISWTGFAKGNMSAAVKMTVVGLIAGSLLTPFFVKMLLGTSIEINLLAVFKQIVFIVFLPMILGFITQRVLVRRYGQEDFQKYIGPKFPTLSTLGVLGIVFVALALKAKTIASAPEVLLSILVPLLVLYMFNFILSTLIGKSFLPRGDAIALVYGSVMRNLSIALAIAINAFGPQGSDAALVIAVAYVIQVQSAAWYVRFTDKIFGDNKAVKLACQNG, encoded by the coding sequence ATGTGGACTATTTTACAGAAAATTACAAAAAATTTGATCGTCGCCATTCCGATTATGATGATTGCGGGGTTTCTGTTTGGCATGGCCTTTAATCCTCCATGGCTTAAGTCCCTGATTGTTCCTTTCACCTTTTTGATGGTCTATCCCATGATGGTCACTCTAAAAATTAAGAAGGTCTTTGAGGGCGGCGACACCAAGGCTCAGTTTTTGACCCAGTTAATAAATTTTGGAATCGTACCTTTTGTGGCATATGGTTTCGGATTATATTTCTTTAGTGATAAACCCTACATGGCTCTTGGTCTGTTGCTGGCCGGACTAGTACCCACCAGCGGTATGACCATTTCATGGACCGGTTTTGCAAAGGGCAATATGTCCGCGGCTGTCAAAATGACCGTAGTCGGGCTTATTGCCGGTTCGCTGCTGACTCCTTTTTTTGTGAAAATGTTGCTTGGAACTTCGATTGAAATCAACCTTCTTGCTGTGTTTAAGCAGATTGTGTTTATCGTCTTTTTGCCCATGATCCTTGGTTTTATTACTCAGCGTGTTCTGGTCCGCAGGTACGGGCAGGAGGATTTTCAAAAGTATATCGGACCGAAGTTCCCTACTTTGTCCACGCTGGGCGTGCTGGGAATAGTTTTTGTGGCTTTGGCTTTGAAAGCCAAGACCATTGCTTCCGCGCCGGAAGTGCTTTTAAGTATCCTTGTTCCGCTTTTGGTGCTCTACATGTTCAACTTTATACTGAGTACGCTGATAGGCAAGTCCTTTTTGCCAAGAGGTGACGCTATAGCTCTGGTCTACGGGTCGGTAATGCGGAATCTTTCCATCGCATTGGCTATTGCCATCAATGCCTTCGGTCCTCAGGGCTCGGATGCCGCTCTGGTTATCGCTGTAGCTTACGTTATTCAGGTTCAGTCAGCGGCGTGGTATGTGCGTTTTACTGATAAGATTTTTGGCGACAATAAGGCGGTTAAACTTGCTTGCCAAAATGGATAA
- a CDS encoding tetratricopeptide repeat protein, with amino-acid sequence MCNLGKAWNLSREGMKACNEGDFEKAENNLKTAIQMSQCKSKKIHRATLHNNLAVVLQMSGKVEDAVSAYDLAIGFLNPDHKGQAALIDRIASKRDELKRKIAA; translated from the coding sequence ATGTGTAATTTAGGTAAAGCATGGAATTTGAGCAGGGAAGGCATGAAAGCCTGCAATGAAGGTGATTTTGAAAAAGCTGAAAATAACCTGAAAACCGCAATTCAAATGTCTCAGTGCAAGTCAAAAAAAATCCATCGGGCTACTCTGCATAATAATTTAGCGGTAGTTTTGCAGATGTCCGGTAAAGTGGAAGATGCGGTCAGCGCATACGATCTGGCAATCGGTTTTTTGAATCCGGATCATAAAGGACAGGCGGCTTTGATAGATAGAATTGCTTCAAAGCGCGATGAGCTAAAGCGAAAAATAGCGGCATAA